The Merismopedia glauca CCAP 1448/3 DNA segment AAAATTGGGTTTCATTGAATAAATCTCCAGTGACCATTAGCAGGAATAATTACTTGAATATTATCTCTTGCTAGAATATAGACCTCACCTATTGTTGAATCAAAGTGAAAAAGTTTAATATCTCGATAGTAGTTGGATAACATCTGGCAAACTCTTAAGCTGGCTTGAGCTTGTTGATTAGTGGAGTTAATTTGTAGTTCCTCAATGGTGATAGCAACAGAATATACCCTATAGCAATCTTAACGGAATTGTGCGATCGCCTACTTTAGCGATCCAATCCCCATTGCCCTAAATTAGACTAAAAAAACCATCATCTAACTCATAA contains these protein-coding regions:
- a CDS encoding DUF6888 family protein; translation: MTIEELQINSTNQQAQASLRVCQMLSNYYRDIKLFHFDSTIGEVYILARDNIQVIIPANGHWRFIQ